The Strix aluco isolate bStrAlu1 chromosome 19, bStrAlu1.hap1, whole genome shotgun sequence genome contains a region encoding:
- the RPH3AL gene encoding rab effector Noc2 isoform X3 yields the protein MQALSPEELEVILEVIRKAEKLDIIEQQRIGRLVERLENMRKNAMGNGLSQCLLCSELLGLLGSTSVFCQDCKKKVCTKCGIETCGAQKRPLWLCKICSEQREVWKRSGAWFYKGLPKYITPLKSSSKPSELHSQPWQSEPAVPEAESVGTSRSFTWARGKVVSSDSESDSEFSSSSLDDRPLSPGSKGSQGRKHRAGLAPIGEPSQATGRALGSTHSPTLSGSRSSLGSEPGAALSATESCQSDQPADGRDSDVGSRVPGKRCVRTRKRC from the exons AGTCATCCGCAAGGCGGAGAAATTGGACATCATCGAGCAGCAGCGCATTGG GCGCCTGGTGGAGCGGCTGGAGAACATGAGAAAGAACGCGATGGGGAATGGCCTCTCGCAGTGTCTGCTCTGCAGTGAACTGCTCGGGCTGCTGGGCAGCACGTCGGTCTTTTGTCAGGATTGCAAAAAG AAAGTTTGCACCAAGTGCGGAATAGAAACCTGTGGAGCCCAGAAACGTCCTCTTTGGTTGTGCAAGATCTGCAGTGAACAGAGAGAG GTCTGGAAGAGGTCTGGTGCGTGGTTCTACAAAGGGCTGCCCAAGTACATCACACCtttgaagagcagcagcaaacccAGCGAGCTGCACTCGCAGCCTTGGCAAAGTGAACCAGCTGTGCCGGAGGCAGAGAGCGTTGGGACCAGCCGATCCTTCACCTGGGCCAGGGGAAAAG TGGTTTCTAGCGACAGTGAGAGCGACTCGGAGTTCAGTTCCTCCAGCCTGGATGACAGGCCCTTATCGCCGGGGTCAAAAGGCTCACAAGGCAGAAAGCACCGAGCAGGACTGG CACCCATCGGGGAACCCAGCCAGGCCACGGGCAGGGCGCTGGGGAGCACCCACTCCCCTACCCTCTCGGGGAGCCGCAGCAGCCTGGGCAGTGAGCCGGGGGCTGCCCTCAGTGCCACAGAGAGCTGCCAGAGCGACCAGCCGGCGGACGGGCGCGACAGTGATGTTGGCAGCAGAGTCCCTG GCAAACGGTGCGTCCGCACCAGAAAGCGATGCTGA